In the genome of Nycticebus coucang isolate mNycCou1 chromosome X, mNycCou1.pri, whole genome shotgun sequence, the window TTGTATCATGTGCTAGATTGGAGTGGGGAAGTGTGtcaaatcaataaatgaataaattcaataaatgccTATAACCAGCTCTCTTGTTTCTGCTGCCTTGCTGCTCTCCTCGGATaaaggggaggatgggaggaaggcAAAGGAGGAGAGAGCAGGCAGGGTGGAGGAACTGCCCAGAGGCagagaggtgggggtggaggaattTCAGCCCAGGGAGGTGGTGGAGTGTGGTGGGGGAGGGACACCTAACCTCAGCCTGAGTAGGCTGGCTATGAGATAGGGGAGGTAGTCTGGTTTGAGaagaccccacccccactcagTCCCTCAAAGGTTCATTGTACTAAACTTCACAGTCTTTCCTTACCCCCACCCAAGTGCTGGCCCCAGCCCTCTCCTGCTGCTCCCATCCAGCCTCAGAGCCTGGGGCATACTTAAGTCTTAGTGCAGATATTAGGCGAAGGAGTCTTCCTAGAAAAAGAAGTCTCACATTAAATACCAGTAATTTCATACCTAGTAATACTGCTCTCACTTGGTCACTTTATTGAGTTAGCGATGTTTATCCCTCCTACTGAGAAAGTCTGCTCTGGTCTTAAAGAGCGGACCCCTGCGAGTGGGCGCCTCTTCATCTGATTTTCCTGGTGATTTGGGCtagaaaagaaagtaagtagATAAAAAAGAGGCCCCTTCAGGGAAGGTTTCTCCAACCTAGGGCCAAAGGAAGGACAAAAACGGTTGGAGGCAGATCTTGAACATAGATGTTGGATTTGGAAAGGAAATTTATCCCAGGGCCAGGGTGGAGGAATATTCAGTCGGGCAATGGGGAGAGGGGCGTGCTGGGACAGACCATATTCAGGGAGACTTACTGGGAGGTTCACAGAAGATTCAATTGGAACGACCTTCTTGGCTTCTTGGGTTCTAAGCAACTTCACTCTGCTTCTCTCCAGGAAGTCACATTGTGTGCGCAGGGCATCTAGGAACAAGGAAATGGCATCTGCACCTCTGAGGCCTAGAAACCTTACCCATCCAGACCCTCCCATCATTCAAACAAACAGTCAACTGGAGCAATCTGGCCTAAGATAGAAATGATGAGGTGGTGGTAGGGAGATAGACTGAGAAGGTAGCCAAGAAATGGGGGAACAGGGGAGTAACACATGCATATTTGACCTAGTTTGAGCTAAACATCCCTCCTAAAGTGGACCTGGATCCTGTACCCCCTTTCCCAGGCTCCTATGACCCTACCTGTCATGTGGGGGATCTTAGTCTCACTCTATGTTCTTCAACACACAGCTATATACAGACCCCTccttgttcttccttctcccattACACTCCTTACCAATTAGCTCAGGCTCTGGATTCTTCAGGAGGGGCACGAAAGCTCTGTAGGAATTCTCAAGTCTTGTCCCTGTGAACATAGCAGTTTGCTGTCCCCAACCCCTTTTGCCCAGTCTCCACCTCTCTGAAGCCCAAGATTTTAGGATCCTAACACTAAACACTACCTTGAACTAGTTGAATCTTATTTCTTCCCCTTAGATATGGAAGAGTTATGGTATGGACCCTAGGACAGACGAGGGGATATGGTATGTGTGAACTTAACCTATTGGTACAGAGAcagtgccttttcttttctttcttttcttttttttttgagacagagtttcattatgttgcccggtagagtgctgtggtgtcacagctcacagcaacctcaaactcttggacttaagcgattctcttgtctcagcctcccaagtagctaggaccacaggcgcccgccacaatgcctggccattttttggttgtagttgttgttgtttgacaggcctggactggattggaacccaccagctccagtgtatgtggctggcaccttagccgctgagctacaggcgcccagcctttttt includes:
- the CXHXorf65 gene encoding uncharacterized protein CXorf65 homolog yields the protein MFIFIKHGDNQQFLVNVNCSVLLLLHYTRNKVGLPKTDTIDLCDETGTMKLLFLMKTPGDNASKFLTARSTYYVCKVERGAPGTRLENSYRAFVPLLKNPEPELIDALRTQCDFLERSRVKLLRTQEAKKVVPIESSVNLPPKSPGKSDEEAPTRRGPLFKTRADFLSRRDKHR